The proteins below are encoded in one region of Micromonospora sp. DSM 45708:
- a CDS encoding DUF2631 domain-containing protein, producing the protein MAGDEPVTAPDQHRPGHRRSGRIGAVVSAVALVLMALCGTEEGRVEHIWLFGIAALLLAIVIGDAVLRRNGLRS; encoded by the coding sequence GTGGCAGGAGACGAGCCGGTAACCGCGCCAGACCAGCACAGGCCCGGGCACCGCAGGTCCGGACGGATCGGGGCGGTGGTGTCGGCCGTGGCCCTGGTGTTGATGGCGCTCTGCGGCACCGAGGAGGGCCGGGTGGAGCACATCTGGCTGTTCGGGATCGCCGCGCTGCTGCTCGCCATCGTCATCGGCGACGCCGTGCTGCGCCGCAACGGCCTGCGGTCCTGA
- a CDS encoding DivIVA domain-containing protein: MASQGQRFRRKALRRGYKVDEVDAFLDRVEATLDGQPVGAPVASQEVHDVVFRVRFNGYDEWQVDLHLDRVERQLAELEERAGVPGGRGGDPRMADRPGGPPMRDDRGLSPVPQPPMPPRQMPAQAGPPVDRYGNRYDEPTGAFAGGYDGPRGGYDAPRGPAGPGPMGPGPGAPIGHGGPPPRSLPPGPGGYGQDAGPGGYGQDAGPGGYGQDSGPGGYGGPSDRFDGFEAGRHGRADMTAEIRMPERDLRELRGRGPAGPPALPQPGYGPPDPGYGPPDQGYGGGPSMTGPPLVGPPAGGPPMVGPPMAGPPGSDLHRVDQIRRGFQVRRFGSGYDPDQVDRFFDTLLGGMQGRNAMPVNPKELDTLRFGLVPGGYFEAEVDAALKDVQDILLGR, translated from the coding sequence GTGGCGAGTCAGGGTCAGCGTTTCCGGCGAAAGGCGCTCCGCCGGGGATACAAGGTCGACGAGGTCGACGCCTTCCTGGACCGGGTCGAGGCGACCCTCGACGGCCAGCCGGTCGGTGCGCCCGTCGCGTCCCAGGAGGTCCACGACGTCGTCTTCCGGGTCCGCTTCAACGGCTACGACGAGTGGCAGGTCGACCTGCACCTCGACCGGGTCGAGCGGCAGCTCGCCGAGCTGGAGGAGCGCGCCGGCGTCCCCGGCGGGCGGGGTGGCGATCCCCGGATGGCCGACCGGCCCGGGGGCCCGCCGATGCGCGACGACCGTGGCCTGTCCCCGGTGCCGCAGCCGCCGATGCCGCCCCGGCAGATGCCGGCCCAGGCCGGCCCGCCGGTCGACCGCTACGGCAACCGCTACGACGAGCCGACCGGCGCGTTCGCCGGTGGGTACGACGGCCCGCGCGGCGGTTACGACGCGCCGCGCGGCCCGGCCGGTCCCGGCCCGATGGGCCCCGGGCCGGGCGCCCCGATCGGGCACGGCGGACCGCCGCCGCGCAGCCTGCCGCCCGGTCCCGGCGGATACGGCCAGGACGCCGGTCCCGGCGGATACGGCCAGGACGCCGGCCCCGGTGGTTACGGCCAGGACAGCGGCCCGGGTGGGTACGGCGGCCCGAGTGACCGCTTCGACGGCTTCGAGGCCGGCCGGCACGGTCGGGCCGACATGACCGCGGAGATCCGGATGCCCGAGCGGGACCTGCGTGAGCTGCGCGGGCGTGGCCCGGCCGGCCCGCCGGCGTTGCCGCAGCCGGGCTACGGTCCGCCGGATCCGGGCTACGGCCCGCCGGACCAGGGCTACGGCGGCGGCCCCTCGATGACGGGCCCGCCGCTGGTCGGCCCGCCCGCCGGCGGGCCGCCGATGGTGGGACCGCCGATGGCCGGCCCGCCCGGCAGCGACCTGCATCGCGTCGACCAGATCCGGCGCGGCTTCCAGGTCCGGCGGTTCGGCAGCGGATACGACCCGGACCAGGTCGACCGGTTCTTCGACACGCTGCTCGGCGGCATGCAGGGGCGCAACGCGATGCCGGTGAACCCGAAGGAACTCGACACGCTGCGCTTCGGGCTGGTGCCCGGCGGCTACTTCGAGGCGGAGGTCGACGCCGCGCTCAAGGACGTCCAGGACATCCTGCTCGGTCGCTGA
- the rlmN gene encoding 23S rRNA (adenine(2503)-C(2))-methyltransferase RlmN: MTSLPLISVDPDGRGRRPAMPPRHLADLDLPGRQALVTELGEPAFRAKQVSNHYFGRLVRDPERMTDLPAATRERLAGTLLPTLLTPVRELACDDGATRKALWRLHDGSLVESVLMGYPDRVTVCISSQAGCGMACPFCATGQAGLTRNLSTAEIVDQAVYLAGVAASGAVAGSPPRLSHVVFMGMGEPLANYARVVAAIRRLVAPAPEGLGLSQRHITVSTVGLVPAIRRLASEDLSVTLALSLHAPDDELRDELVPVNQRWKVSEVLDAAWDYVATTGRRVSIEYAMIKDVNDQPWRADLLGRLLAGKLAHVNLIPLNPTSGSRWDASPKPVEREFVRRLRDAGVSTTVRDTRGREIDGACGQLAAAEDTDSDPRAATA, translated from the coding sequence ATGACGAGCCTTCCGCTGATCTCCGTAGACCCCGACGGCCGCGGCCGTCGACCCGCGATGCCTCCCCGCCACCTCGCCGACCTCGACCTGCCGGGCCGGCAGGCGCTCGTCACCGAGCTGGGCGAGCCGGCGTTCCGCGCCAAGCAGGTGTCGAACCACTACTTCGGCCGCCTGGTCCGTGACCCGGAGCGGATGACCGACCTGCCGGCGGCGACCCGGGAGCGGCTGGCCGGCACGCTGCTGCCCACCCTGCTCACCCCGGTCCGCGAGCTGGCGTGCGACGACGGCGCCACCCGCAAGGCGCTCTGGCGGCTGCACGACGGCTCGCTGGTGGAGAGCGTGCTGATGGGTTACCCGGACCGGGTCACCGTCTGCATCTCCAGCCAGGCCGGCTGCGGCATGGCCTGCCCGTTCTGCGCCACCGGCCAGGCCGGGCTGACCCGCAACCTCTCCACCGCGGAGATCGTGGACCAGGCCGTCTACCTGGCCGGCGTGGCCGCCTCCGGGGCGGTGGCCGGCTCGCCGCCGCGGCTGTCGCACGTGGTGTTCATGGGCATGGGCGAGCCGTTGGCCAACTACGCGCGGGTGGTGGCGGCGATCCGCCGGCTGGTCGCGCCGGCCCCGGAAGGGCTCGGCCTGTCCCAGCGGCACATCACCGTCTCCACGGTCGGTCTGGTGCCGGCCATCCGCCGACTGGCCAGCGAAGACCTCTCCGTGACCCTTGCGTTGTCGCTGCACGCGCCCGATGATGAGCTGCGCGACGAACTCGTCCCGGTCAACCAGCGCTGGAAGGTGTCCGAGGTGCTGGACGCGGCGTGGGACTACGTGGCCACGACGGGGCGTCGCGTGTCCATCGAGTACGCGATGATCAAGGACGTGAACGACCAGCCGTGGCGGGCCGACCTGCTCGGGCGGCTACTGGCGGGCAAGTTGGCCCACGTGAACCTGATCCCGCTCAACCCGACTTCGGGCAGCCGCTGGGACGCCAGCCCGAAGCCGGTCGAGCGGGAGTTCGTCAGGCGGTTGCGCGACGCCGGCGTGTCCACCACGGTGCGGGACACCCGGGGGCGCGAGATCGACGGTGCGTGTGGGCAGCTCGCCGCCGCCGAGGACACCGACAGCGACCCCCGCGCGGCAACGGCGTAG